One window from the genome of Cryptomeria japonica chromosome 6, Sugi_1.0, whole genome shotgun sequence encodes:
- the LOC131041268 gene encoding uncharacterized protein LOC131041268 encodes MSASARVWVALLLTLLISTKAAITAAAAPSIYGLDAAISQRRKVDPEVLNDTFLSLPASIRKSLAHAAHFNTRDRIGFLSSLSVLLPIHVKLVGFENDEPWQLQKHINTYISAIHSDSQVHVIGGSDAEPHDLMVRSKLSLEVTKLPARGLTDRLSDAIRANMEPSSAVMRSNLHSVPYAAVDDIIRSDMESSSEAAYVIYLLNLKGQEKQYAYSYSAKDSSPGFSKCLGTLWMGRARYLWVDLKAGPVDYGPALSGEGLLPRGEFHPLAAMHSTTKTQKDFLADLSSLIWSAVGFLFMPALRIPVYYEPELLVQFIHIHDEREIDKRGLDWGAIEDTFLAEASRGVLLDEQKLKFKKYSVQFSACPACVAAVFRSTRSFTSRFLFDNYTLLVSEYLDSKALHQSLKQAHDDLATIAGIGSDDNYGKTLPVYVLDLGHDRPLMLDRFHQAIAFRDMVVAVRSRSSQSVSDYNCNGRHVITQARNLERPIVGALLQSLWGVAPTHLTWSPRHNHTLVDYTWSVGQTPFGPFSESMSLSFVQKDAAPRNILLTTLNSTISSAIDVLRYVIDHGGEKKLLGHKRHIEFTQRWNMLEYKLDKAVSAISHFDFNSALYFIRSSDHDLYAIHTLFYQAASELEASLVCFKDPPLPWGVALTPLGICLVLLYAFRRRDQIFRSKRKQF; translated from the exons ATGTCGGCTTCGGCCAGGGTTTGGGTGGCCCTGCTACTAACCCTCCTTATCTCAACAAAGGCAGCAATAACAGCAGCAGCGGCGCCGTCTATATATGGCCTGGACGCAGCTATTTCCCAACGACGCAAGGTCGATCCCGAGGTCTTGAACGACACATTCCTGAGCCTCCCGGCCTCTATCAGAAAATCCCTCGCTCACGCAGCCCACTTCAACACTCGAGATCGCATCGGCTTCCTGAGCTCCTTATCCGTCCTTCTCCCCATCCATGTCAAACTGGTGGGCTTTGAAAATGACGAGCCATGGCAGCTGCAGAAGCACATCAACACCTACATCTCAGCCATTCACTCAGACTCGCAAGTCCACGTTATCGGGGGTTCCGATGCGGAACCTCATGACCTGATGGTCCGCAGCAAGCTTTCCCTTGAAGTGACAAAGCTGCCCGCGAGGGGGCTCACCGACCGCCTGAGCGATGCCATTCGCGCTAACATGGAACCCTCCTCAGCGGTCATGCGATCGAATCTCCACTCCGTACCCTACGCAGCCGTGGACGACATAATTCGCAGCGACATGGAGTCTTCTTCAGAGGCCGCATACGTTATCTACCTTTTGAATCTCAAGGGGCAGGAGAAACAGTATGCGTATTCCTATTCGGCCAAAGATTCGTCGCCTGGTTTCTCAAAGTGCCTGGGGACGCTGTGGATGGGCAGAGCGCGTTACCTTTGGGTGGATCTCAAGGCAGGTCCTGTAGACTACGGCCCTGCCCTTTCTGGAGAGGGCCTGCTGCCACGCGGCGAGTTTCATCCCTTAGCAGCTATGCATTCGACTACCAAAACGCAAAAGGACTTTTTGGCAGATCTTTCGTCTCTCATCTGGTCCGCCGTTGGCTTTCTCTTCATGCCCGCGCTGCGGATTCCCGTCTACTATGAACCTGAGTTGCTCGTGCAGTTTATTCATATCCATGATGAGCGAGAAATTGACAA GCGGGGGCTGGATTGGGGAGCCATTGAGGACACCTTCCTAGCAGAGGCTTCCAGAGGCGTTCTACTTGATGAGCAGAAACTGAAATTCAAGAAGTACAGTGTTCAATTCTCAGCTTGTCCTGCCTGTGTTGCTGCCGTGTTTCGGTCCACGAGGTCTTTTACTTCAAGGTTTTTGTTTGATAACTATACTCTGCTTGTTAGCGAGTATTTGGATTCCAAAGCTCTGCATCAATCCCTGAAACAGGCCCATGATGACCTGGCCACAATAGCTGGCATTGGCTCTGATGATAATTATGGAAAAACCCTGCCAGTCTATGTACTTGATCTTGGCCATGATAGACCTCTTATGCTGGACCGTTTCCACCAGGCAATCGCATTCAGAGATATGGTGGTTGCAGTGAGATCCAGATCTTCTCAGTCTGTGAGTGATTACAATTGCAATGGCCGTCATGTTATAACCCAGGCCCGGAATTTGGAGAGGCCAATTGTTGGTGCCCTTTTGCAAAGTCTGTGGGGTGTGGCACCAACACATTTGACCTGGAGTCCAAGGCATAACCATACTCTGGTAGATTATACTTGGAGTGTAGGCCAGACACCATTTGGGCCCTTCTCAGAGAGCATGTCACTGTCATTTGTTCAGAAAGATGCGGCACCGAGGAATATCCTCTTGACTACTTTGAATTCAACAATTTCAAGTGCAATTGATGTGCTTAGATATGTTATTGACCATGGAGGGGAGAAGAAGCTTCTTGGGCACAAGAGACACATTGAATTTACACAGAGATGGAATATGTTAGAATACAAGCTGGATAAGGCAGTATCTGCAATATCTCACTTTGATTTCAATTCAGCTCTATATTTCATCAGGTCATCAGATCATGATCTGTATGCCATTCACACTCTTTTTTACCAAGCAGCATCAGAATTAGAGGCTTCACTTGTTTGTTTCAAGGATCCACCTCTCCCATGGGGTGTTGCCCTTACTCCTCTAGGGATCTGTCTTGTTCTCTTATATGCATTTAGAAGAAGAGATCAGATTTTCAGAAGTAAAAGGAAGCAATTTTGA